Proteins co-encoded in one Carassius carassius chromosome 35, fCarCar2.1, whole genome shotgun sequence genomic window:
- the LOC132115940 gene encoding adenosine 3'-phospho 5'-phosphosulfate transporter 2-like isoform X1, translating into MSGKFGLGNYSSRKHISISMPSSTEVMSPHIKSVEELRVLGINLNSFNTPTQFFICVAGVFLFYLIYGYLQELIFSLEGFKPFGWYLTLVQFGLYSLFGLVELQLTQDKRRRIPCKTYMIIAFLTVGTMGLSNTSLGYLNYPTQVIFKCCKLIPVMIGGVFIQGKRYNVADVSAALCMSLGLIWFTLADSKIAPNFNVTGVIFISLALCADAAIGNVQEKAMKLHNGTNSEMVLYSYSIGFVYILLGLLSFGGLGPAVSFCSQHPVTTYGYAFLFSLTGYFGISFVLALIKLFGALVAVTVTTGRKAMTIVLSFLFFSKPFTFQYVWGGLLVVFGIFLNVYSKNRDQMKLPSLAELRKLVLSRRKVRLLSQDV; encoded by the exons ATGAGTGGTAAATTTGGGCTTGGGAATTACAGCTCGAGGAAGCACATCTCCATATCCATGCCCTCATCCACAGAGGTCATGTCACCTCATATCAAATCTGTGGAGGAGCTCAGAGTGCTGGGCATCAACCTGAACAGCTTCAACACACCGACACAGTTCTTCATCTGTGTGGCCGGCGTCTTCCTCTTTTACCTCATCTACGGCTACCTGCAG GAGCTGATATTCTCATTGGAGGGATTTAAGCCATTTGGCTGGTATCTGACTTTAGTGCAGTTTGGATTGTACTCCTTGTTTGGTTTAGTGGAGTTGCAGCTTACTCAGGATAAAAGGAGGAG GATACCATGCAAAACCTACATGATCATCGCTTTTTTAACAGTTGGGACCATGGGCCTATCCAACACTTCTTTAGGATACTTGAACTACCCGACACAAGTCATATTTAAGTGCTGCAAACTCATTCCTGTCATGATCGGAGGAGTTTTTATTCAAG GGAAACGCTACAATGTTGCAGACGTGTCTGCTGCTCTCTGCATGAGTCTGGGTCTGATCTGGTTTACACTGGCAGACAGCAAGATTGCCCCAAACTTCAATGTAACGG GGGTAATTTTTATATCTCTGGCCCTCTGTGCGGATGCAGCTATTGGAAATGTGCAGGAAAAAGCCATGAAACTTCATAATGGGACCAATTCAGAGATG GTTTTATATTCCTATTCTATTGGTTTTGTGTATATTTTGCTGGGGCTGCTGTCTTTTGGGGGGCTTGGACCTGCTGTTTCCTTCTGCTCTCAG CATCCAGTGACGACATACGGTTACGCATTCTTATTTTCACTGACGGGATATTTTGGCATTTCATTTGTCCTGGCTCTGATAAAGCTGTTTGGAGCACTGGTTGCTGTCACAG TGACTACGGGAAGGAAAGCCATGACTATTGTGTTGTCATTTCTGTTCTTTTCAAAACCTTTCACTTTCCA GTACGTCTGGGGTGGTCTTCTAGTGGTGTTTGGCATCTTCCTTAATGTATACAGTAAAAATAGAGACCAAATGAAACTTCCCTCCTTAGCAGAGCTCAGAAAACTAGTGCTTAGCAGGAGGAAGGTGCGCCTGCTGTCTCAGGACGTGTAG
- the LOC132115940 gene encoding adenosine 3'-phospho 5'-phosphosulfate transporter 2-like isoform X2, with protein sequence MSGKFGLGNYSSRKHISISMPSSTEVMSPHIKSVEELRVLGINLNSFNTPTQFFICVAGVFLFYLIYGYLQELIFSLEGFKPFGWYLTLVQFGLYSLFGLVELQLTQDKRRRIPCKTYMIIAFLTVGTMGLSNTSLGYLNYPTQVIFKCCKLIPVMIGGVFIQGVIFISLALCADAAIGNVQEKAMKLHNGTNSEMVLYSYSIGFVYILLGLLSFGGLGPAVSFCSQHPVTTYGYAFLFSLTGYFGISFVLALIKLFGALVAVTVTTGRKAMTIVLSFLFFSKPFTFQYVWGGLLVVFGIFLNVYSKNRDQMKLPSLAELRKLVLSRRKVRLLSQDV encoded by the exons ATGAGTGGTAAATTTGGGCTTGGGAATTACAGCTCGAGGAAGCACATCTCCATATCCATGCCCTCATCCACAGAGGTCATGTCACCTCATATCAAATCTGTGGAGGAGCTCAGAGTGCTGGGCATCAACCTGAACAGCTTCAACACACCGACACAGTTCTTCATCTGTGTGGCCGGCGTCTTCCTCTTTTACCTCATCTACGGCTACCTGCAG GAGCTGATATTCTCATTGGAGGGATTTAAGCCATTTGGCTGGTATCTGACTTTAGTGCAGTTTGGATTGTACTCCTTGTTTGGTTTAGTGGAGTTGCAGCTTACTCAGGATAAAAGGAGGAG GATACCATGCAAAACCTACATGATCATCGCTTTTTTAACAGTTGGGACCATGGGCCTATCCAACACTTCTTTAGGATACTTGAACTACCCGACACAAGTCATATTTAAGTGCTGCAAACTCATTCCTGTCATGATCGGAGGAGTTTTTATTCAAG GGGTAATTTTTATATCTCTGGCCCTCTGTGCGGATGCAGCTATTGGAAATGTGCAGGAAAAAGCCATGAAACTTCATAATGGGACCAATTCAGAGATG GTTTTATATTCCTATTCTATTGGTTTTGTGTATATTTTGCTGGGGCTGCTGTCTTTTGGGGGGCTTGGACCTGCTGTTTCCTTCTGCTCTCAG CATCCAGTGACGACATACGGTTACGCATTCTTATTTTCACTGACGGGATATTTTGGCATTTCATTTGTCCTGGCTCTGATAAAGCTGTTTGGAGCACTGGTTGCTGTCACAG TGACTACGGGAAGGAAAGCCATGACTATTGTGTTGTCATTTCTGTTCTTTTCAAAACCTTTCACTTTCCA GTACGTCTGGGGTGGTCTTCTAGTGGTGTTTGGCATCTTCCTTAATGTATACAGTAAAAATAGAGACCAAATGAAACTTCCCTCCTTAGCAGAGCTCAGAAAACTAGTGCTTAGCAGGAGGAAGGTGCGCCTGCTGTCTCAGGACGTGTAG